The sequence GTGAACTATTCATaccaaaattatttttcttgatGCAGTTGCATATTTTAGTTGATTATGGTTTTAGGCTTATGCTCTTTCTCTGTCTCTCATGAATTCTGTTGAGGATAGGAAATAACGTTGATATGGGCACTTAATTTGTAAGATTTAGATTCCATTCCACAGCTTCACTTGGTGTAGTTTTGTACCAGCTCttttaaatatgtatttttccttcaaattATTAACTTTTAGAGTCTTCTTATCCACTCATTGCGTGCAGAAAATAACTCAAACTGGAGTATGAATGATATATAGACATTTCTCTTTTATAGAGAGGAACAACGGcgtcaataaaaataaataacatttcaACATAATTATTTCAACTTAGATAAATGAAAAACTTGATGCCATATTTGGATTCTAGCGAAAAAAGACAAGAGGCAGTCTTGTGTACCACCGGGTTTTCTacagccttttttttttttaaataatgtaAACGGGTCTGGGTTTAAATCCGAATTTGCTAAATAAATCATGATTTGGCGTGGGTATGACCCGGTGGCACGGTGCCACCGGTAGTACATAAGTATTTGTGAAAAGACAATGCATATGTCGAATGCATTTGTAAGTGACAAATAAGATAGTGAAAAGCATTAACAATGAAAACCACACATTAATCTTGTCTATTTagttatgtatttaaataaagaacacaCTAATCTTTTGTCTGTTGGTAACTTCACTTTCTTCGGCCGTGTTCTTGAAAATACTACTGGTTTATTGGTTTTGATAAGAAGGATACcattttaacaaataaaatactatacaCACACTACATTTGCACAAGATAAATAATCGATTGCACTGCTTTGCTTTGCTTTGCTTTGCTTGCTCTTGTTTTTAGCCTTTAGGTGAGTTGGATGTTACAATATGATAATCAGATATTGTAGTTCATGCGTCACATTATTTATAGCCTATGCattttcggcacagagattaaggagAACAAAATTAAGATAAAGATGTGTGTGTCACACGTGTTTAGTATTGTGTTTAAGGAATTTTTTATTGTTCTTAATTTTACCAaggaaaatgaatttttttccctttcactttacttcttatttatattttcagattatttaattattgtattttcgAAAATACAACATGGCAATTATATGAAATCTAAAGGAATCCGCACAGACTGAAATTTaaaggaataaaaaaaataaaatgaaaattttcatttcattatGGCGCTAGTTTTTGGCTGCCATCATCCTCAAAACCAACAAAAAGAAATCTGCCAATCTCTAAAATTTCATTCAAACaacttaaaattttcaaatttcccAAAATTTATATGTTTTGAAGAGTGATAACATTGTGTGCTTTATCACGTGTATATGTCTATTGTTTTATGAAGAATGTTGATATTTCATAGTTAGTTTCTTTTTCCCAAGATACTTGGTTGTCATTCAATCAACTAGGTCACTCATACAAGAAAAAAGTTGTccataaaaatcacaaaatggGTGTTAAAATGAGACAATGTTAGAAATATCCCTAAAGCTTATGGATGAAGAGCAAGTCAGCGAGCACTAAACAGAGGTGATTGCTGAATTCGAGGGATGTGCAACTTTTATacattgagtaattttaaatagttCAAACTTATTTAAAAGTGTGATTGGAATGAGATTATTGTATGTTtgtgattaaaaataatattaataatatgatACTATTACATTATTGGCcttaaaatagattaaaaaataagGACATAATAGGCAAACTAAATTTGGTAAAACCAGACACTTTTATAGTAGGTATAGATTATAGATACTAATTAAACATATGTTTTATGttgctaaaaattaaaaataattaaaaacaagctAAATATAAAGTTATAAGGAAAATTAATCACTCAAATTAGTATATTCCCACGTGCAATTGAATTCCTCATCACATCAAACTACAATTTGACTACTCGAAAGTTGGGAGTTGCCAAGCTCTGCAGTTCTTGGCTGGCGTCGTATGATTTAACTATAACATGAAAGGGTGGGTCCCCTTGAAATTCCTCTTGTTCCTCTACTATCTTTTTCAAAGAAACAGCCATTGATTCACTGCAATCCCACAATCTAATTGATTTGAGTGTTGGTATTTCTCCAATTTCTGAAGGGAACTCCTCCAACGACTCCATGTCCCTAAGATGAAGTTGCTCAAGGCATGGTAAGCAGTAGCCCTCTAACGTCCAACATTCCATATCCCCACACCCATACAATCTCAAGTATTTGAGGCTGGGGAATTGGCCTTCAACTATTTCCCATCTGCGTGTTGCAAACTGCCCATATCTCAATTCGAGCTTCTCAAGAAGTGGTAATGAACCTATCTTTTCCAGAATTTCCTCCAAATGGAAGTTTCCGCAATTAAGATACAGCTTCTTGAGTGAGTGCGGGAAGCTAATACTCTGCAGATACTCTTCACATCCATTGTAAATAGAGCACGTCAAGCTTTCTAGCTTACTCAGACATTGAAGATAGCTGAGGCACTTCACTCTCTCCATTACTTTATCCTTGTAACTTATACCCAATTTCTTGATATTGGGAATTCTCCTAACCACTTCTTCATTCAAGTTGAAATCAATCACTCCTTTGAGCGTCTCTAGATTCTCCATCATAACATCACTATGCCCTCTCCGAGGATCTGAGAGATACATTCCTCCACGTACATCGACATGCTTAAGCTGATGCATTTTCCAAATTTCAAGTGGTACAGTAGGTTTACTCCAACAAGAAACAATTAGTGTGTGTAGATTCCACAGCAGACTAATTGAAGAAGGGATTTGGAACCCCACACGAAATCTAGCCGAAAAGTACCTCAAGTTCGCCATTTGAAACACATTTTCATCTAAATACCCTccgaaatacatatatgtactCAGTGTCCTCAAAAATCTGAAATCTAGCAATTCTGGAACCGTATCACTGCATATGAAAGAACGAGCATGTGACGACATAGTTTCCATGGCATCCCGGACTGTCATAGCTGAAGTGCTTCTGGGAATAACAATGCGGCGTTGGCTATTTATCCCTCGAGGACAATGTTGCCTTAAGACATAATAAAACCTCTGCTTTTTAGCTTCTTGAAATGATAGATCTCTCACTAAATCATGCATTTTGCAGTACTTTATATTCCCAACTGCCCCCAACTTATGAACTAGAATGAGGTTTCTATCGACTAGCTCCTTCAGATACTCATTGGCAATTGTTTTCGAGCTCTTATTGATTATTGGTTTAAGAAAGCCTTCAGAAACCCATAGCCTCATGAGTTCTGCAACCCTAATTTCCTCATCTTCCTCAAACACTCCCGTGTACAAAAAACAAGGCTTCAGATAGGCAGGCAAATGGTCATAGCTCAGTTTCAATGCTCTCAAccaatattcatcattttccgaaTTCACTATTGAGCTTAAGTTTTTCTCTATGTGCTCCCAATACTCCAATGTAAGTTCAGACTTTGCCAAAAGACCCCCAATCACAGCAATCGACAAAGGAAGTCCCTTACACTTCCCCACGATCTTCTTTCCGATTTCCTCGAGTTGAAAAGGAAAAACCTCATCCCCAAATACAGTTTTGGAGAACAAACTCCAGCTACAAACTTCATCTAAAAATCTCATACCAATGCTGTTAGAGTTTGTCAACTCAGTAGCCAAGTTTGAGAGCCTAGTTGTTACAATTACTCGACTCCCATCATTGTAATCGGGAAAGAAAAACCTCATCTTGTTCCACACCTCTacactccacatatcatccaatATTATAATATACCTCCTACCGTATAAATACTTGTACAATTTTTCTCCCAATTCGTTCTCACTCAGATCACTACCCAAATTTCCAGTTACTTGGTGAAGAACTTGACTAAGTGTTTCTCTAACATTATAAGTTTGAGAAATTGTAGTCCATGCACGAATATCAAAATGCTCCTTAATGAGGACATGCTCAAATATATGTcgggcaagagtggtcttaccaatCCCGCCCATCCCTGTGATTGGGATGATTTGGCGGTTACGGTTCCCTCCAGTGAGCTTATCCAAGAGTTGAAGTACCACGTCGTCAAAGCCCACCATCATGCTTTCCTTCACTGTAGAAGAAGACGTCAATGAGCCAGCTCGAGTCGAGGAGCCCTTTCTCTGCAGATGAGCTTCAGCTGAAGATTCCATGGCTTCCTTCTTGATCACATTCATTTCTTCAATCACTTGCTGTAGATCTTCATAGAAGTCGATGCAACTGACTTCTTCTCTAGAATTCACTTCTTCAGCCCCATGAGCTGCATCTACAACATAGCCTTGGAGAAATATCTGCAAGAAGGTAAAAATTTGAGTTAGAGATTCATTTCTTCTATCACTTGTTGTAGATCTTGATAGAAGTTGATGATACTGACTTCATTGGGACTAGATCTACCCAGTTCAATCACGTTCACAATATATGATTCGATAACATCTTCAACAGCATGAGCTGCATCTACAATACGCATCTCCAGCGGATCAGCTTCATCTCCGTCAGCAACAGGGGACTTATAACCTTCAAGAAATTCCTGCAAAAAGGTAAGAATTTGAGTGAGAGATTCAACTTGTTGTTTGTCGATACAAATTGGAGGGGAATGGTGATGCTCGATTGTATCGATGATATGTATAACAGAAACTATGGCTGCATATGCCGCCATGATCCAAGGAAAAAGAGTGTATATTTTTCTGAGAAagaatttgatggaattttagtTTAGATTCAGCAAAAACAATGTGTAAAATGGTTATATCTCTTCTCCTCAATTATTATCAGAAACAATATGTAAAATGGCTATGCACATGATAATGGATGTATCGATCCTCTCCAAAAGGGTATTctgtgtaattaattaattgaagaaaCCATGTGCTTTTCTTGAAGTCATTTATGTATGCGCTGATTCAAGTGTTTAAATAAGAATATATGAGTAGAGTAGGTGAGCGATGTGGATTTCCATGTTCTAATTCATGCATCCAAGAATAAACTATGATTAATGATTTTCAAGTTGGTTGGTATTCACCTTAGAAATTTCTGAATAGGTAGATTTgtataaaatattgaattttgtagaaaaaaaaaaattgcaagttGGGAAAGTTGTCTTGTTCCATTTGTTTTGTTTGAATctaattgatatttttatttatattttttaaattgctACAATATATGCCAGGATCCGCGTAAACATATTGAAACACGGAATTCAGCAACAAAAATGTCGAAAAAACTTATTTTCCTCAATGTTGTACCAGGAAGAGAGCAGTTATTTAAGCATGACTACAAAAAATGCAACAtattataaatcaaatttgaaaatcaaattcaaacttGAATAGCAAActtgtgattataataaaattgaagatttatttataaattatatcttatttattttctttttctttaatttcttgtttttttgttttattttttttctaaaattgtgaaatttgataatttgtaaatatttgatacgcatatcaaattaaagatcgtgacaagtgctttaatttgatatatattatgtaaatattgtatttaaaatattaaaatattgtatCTGttccacaaaaatatatatctatcctaacactcaataaaagtaatgattattgttatcattccactcttttttttattccattcctctacttgaaccaaacgagcacttaatacattcaacaacctttttcttaaaacttgtacCACTCCCTCTTAAGAAGTTCTTTCGTTGACGGAAAGAGAATTATATTTATACTTTtttgtataataatatcaattatatatataataaaatataaaaatattttttcatgtgtTCACGAGTGCAACTGCTAGTATAATTAACCAGCTAGTTTAATGGGTCTATTTTGGAAATGGGCCTATCATTACAATAATGGAATTCTGCTCCAATGGgacttaggggggtgtattagttgaagactttaatagatttctgcagacttttaaagtctgagtgtattagttcaagacttttaaaagtctataaaaatttgggtgtattcgttcaagacttttaaaagtctataaaaatctgggtgtattcgttcaagacttttaaaagtctatgaaaatctgggtgtattcgttaatcTATGGACTTTAAAGTTGGAATGACTTTCCTTGATTTCGTTAAAAAAATAGGCATGAACAAATCCGAAGACAGACCGCGAGAATTGACAAATCTTGCAAAATCTCCGCGCTCGCTGGATGCCAGCGCCCGCGACCAAGAAGTCAGCGGGCGCTGGcatccagcggccgctggacccagcgctcgctggggcGACCAATGCAATTTCACAATGTCATTCTTAGTTCAATACAACCATCAAATTCTCACCAATGAATTGAGCCGACTTTTAATGAGGGCCCCTCCACCACTAGTGCAGAAAAGGAAATCAATTCAATCAATCTCACCTAATTATGAACAtgcaaaatcaataaaaataggACAGAGATATATGCATCACTCATATAGATtcaatcttcaagtatccagCGGTCGCTGGTCTTCAGCGAGCGTTGGGTCTCAAACGCTCGCGTGAACCCAGCGCTCGCGGGGCCTGCAGCGCTCGCGAGATCTCCACGTCCGCTggctttgtggatttcaactcCGAGAAAATCAGGACAAATTCTTcctaattcattaaaaatccgaccaagaattcattcaaaatcatgaagaatccgtgagaattctatagacttttaaaatccacgaacttttaaaatctacataagtcttgaactaatacaccccccttagtttTGATATGGgtaagggtgattctattcatagtcccaattttactctttatagccccctatttaaattaataattagaaAGCCAAGATCAAGCAACAACATCTAAAGCCTCTAACCTGATGAACGAGGGCTCCATATATAATACTTATGATCCTCAAATAATAATACTTTTATTACGTTGTTGTTGTGTTGCTGTCATGGTTTGGTGGCGACGGATTCGATCATGGCGGAGGCAACTGCCGTGAAGAATAACAGCAGCGACAATGCTGCATGCTTCCTCATATATTAACCacatataaataatgaataattatgtGTAgctaataattttatattattaattattgataaaaaataagttttattaGTTTACCACATAAGCATATCAGAGATTAaagattaaatattaaatagaaataaaaaatataaaataaacatgACTAAAtctttttacccacacataaatAAATGTCACTAACTACTTAAGAATATTCAACgaatttacctacacatatcTAATGTTCAAATGAAACATGTAATACCGACAATAATTATCATATATCGTGTTTTATAATAGCCAAATACACTCTCGTTAATgttacaaacaagaaacatgGATTTAAATCACATAATCTTCAATTTTGCTCATTTTCTCGATATTTGTAATGATATGAAGCGTTTCACGGGTCTTAAATAACGTGTTTATGCTAAATTcaataaagaataaatatattaagtgTATTTAGCTATTACACtcgagtaaatgattgaagtatAGTATATCTACTTCATAAAACATAGTGtggatttttattttcaaacttagaaTATGTGTCACATGTTCAATTGAAACATGGATTTTCGACAATGATTATGACACCCTGTGTTATATAACAGTCAAATATACTTTTGTTGACGTTACAAACAAGAAAcgtgggttgaaatcacaataattgattaaaaaatcatcattgttcttcactactcgatcgagtactcgatggtgaacgtcatcgagtactccatcgagtagtgaagaacaatcttcAATTTTGCTAATTCTctcgttatttttaatgatatgaaGCGTTCCATCGATCTTAAGTAACGTGCTTATGCTAAATTCAATGAAGAATAAACATAGTAAGTATATTTAgctattgcactagagtaaatgattgaagtatagtatatctacttcataagacatagtgtggacttttattttcaaacttagaaTATGTGTCACATGTTCAATTGAAACATGGATTTTCGACAATGATTATGACACCCCGTGTTATATAACAGTCAAATATACTTTCGTTGACGTTACAAACAAGAAACGTaggttgaaatcacaataactgattaaaaaatcatcattgttcttcactactcgatcgagtacttGATGGTGAACgtcatcgagtagtgaagaataATCTTCAATTTTGCTAATTCTctcgttatttttaatgatatgaaGCGTTCCATCGAtcttgtcacgaccggacttaattaaggataatcaaaccgggaaatcgtgactaaggGAAGGAGGATAGAAGAGGGGATAGAAAGGAAATGAACAAATAATAGAGGATCGAACTAAAATAATTGTTAAAGAAGGGAGAATTCATCATATAACTGAtgtttaatcacaaaggctCAAACAAACTTGTAAGTTAGGATGAATCCGACTTAACTAAAAGAACATAATACCTAAGAGTACGCAacggaataacataatctgattacatgtatgaagacatgtatccaagagttcattcatttaacttatgacaaaagctccgctcttcacttcatcttcatcagtcactgctcaacctgcacatttagaaatatatgcagggctgagtacgggagtactcagtgggcacgtatgcctaaatataCACATGATTGcataaaactataaattgtcatgccatcattaacaaaacagcaagggagttttagctaaaaggcccaagcttactaaattcatttgtgactCTTAAAGTTcatctgcagactaagttctcttgtaatctatcatatctggaattgtgtgccggagaggtggccacctctcacggtcacttgaccggccaacccgctagatgactcacggtcactggtgtacactagtcctggcaggatagctatcaactgctcaggacccgaattcgattgcatcattggcaaagccaaagcagatagatatcatactaaaatttaaacatttatagcaagacaataattgaaataatttacagttcaaagatttgtaacgaaataagtGTTCAAATgcaacattaaactcatttgatatatatgaaagtaaacccacctgattACCAAACTTTGCTATAGCCTCAATGACTTCTTGATTGACTCTTACTCTCGCCTTAACCTTTATTGCGAgaacataaaataagatatagCTCGAGTAAAAATCCTCAATTATTGAGAATGCGTAaaataactatgcatgactcatattccgttaataataatccaactaTACGATTAAAGTTCGTCTTATGAGATCAAATTATTAATCTAAATCAATCCACTCATCTTAGGGTTTGCTAACCCGCTTACTAATCTCATAATAATCTTAATCggactaaataaaataataaaaacactcCAATTACTAATAGGAGCCCAACATAGTGCAATCTCATTAagaatttaatagaaaatatgGGCCCACACTAaagtccaaaataaataaatatagcaGTCCATCTACAAAATAATACCCTTAGGCTCAATTGAGGAAATAAATTAGCCCACTATTAAATAAAACAATCAGCCCAAGGTCGGCCCATAACACTTAGCCCATTCCAAAATAAAAGGATGGCCCAATTCCCATTCCTATTTTCCTCAACACGGCTGAACATCAGCCTATCTTTCTCTCAAAACACTCTCACGCTGCTCTCTCTCACGCTTAACACAGGACCGCGCAGCCATCATCTTCTTGCGGCCTCCGCCGCGAATGACCCCGGCGAGATCATGTCCGGTTGAGGGCGCCGCCCCTCTCATCTGATTCACCTTCCTCAGTCTCGACGAAGCAACCCAATCGAGCCCTAGGTTCCTTCGGCTCAGGCGACATCGCCGCCACTGCCTGGGCTCGATCACGCTTCAGAAATTCCGGCGGAGTCGATGCCACTCTTCGGCTTTGCCGTCTCCTGAAAACCGGCGTCCCTCCTCTCACTTCACAGATGCGAGGCAGAAGGGaggtgagccctaatttccaaatcagaAATCGCCTCCGCCGCCGTCACCGGGCAACCGGCGAGCGGGGTCGCTTCTGTCGCCGTTCTGAGGTCCGACGAGGTCGGCTCCTTCTCTCAATTCCGCAATTTCAGAATACACAAACTCAAATTCTGAAAATTGAGGAAATATTAATATACATACATTTGAAATGTTAGCACTTAGACCCATTGAATAGGCCCAATGGGACTAAAGCCACCCAACAGAAAAAGGAGTGGGTTGGATCAGATTGCTTGAGAATAAGCCGTCATATTAGATAGCCC comes from Salvia miltiorrhiza cultivar Shanhuang (shh) chromosome 3, IMPLAD_Smil_shh, whole genome shotgun sequence and encodes:
- the LOC131016816 gene encoding putative late blight resistance protein homolog R1C-3, whose protein sequence is MAAYAAIVSVIHIIDTIEHHHSPPICIDKQQVESLTQILTFLQEFLEGYKSPVADGDEADPLEMRIVDAAHAVEDVIESYIVNVIELGRSSPNEIFLQGYVVDAAHGAEEVNSREEVSCIDFYEDLQQVIEEMNVIKKEAMESSAEAHLQRKGSSTRAGSLTSSSTVKESMMVGFDDVVLQLLDKLTGGNRNRQIIPITGMGGIGKTTLARHIFEHVLIKEHFDIRAWTTISQTYNVRETLSQVLHQVTGNLGSDLSENELGEKLYKYLYGRRYIIILDDMWSVEVWNKMRFFFPDYNDGSRVIVTTRLSNLATELTNSNSIGMRFLDEVCSWSLFSKTVFGDEVFPFQLEEIGKKIVGKCKGLPLSIAVIGGLLAKSELTLEYWEHIEKNLSSIVNSENDEYWLRALKLSYDHLPAYLKPCFLYTGVFEEDEEIRVAELMRLWVSEGFLKPIINKSSKTIANEYLKELVDRNLILVHKLGAVGNIKYCKMHDLVRDLSFQEAKKQRFYYVLRQHCPRGINSQRRIVIPRSTSAMTVRDAMETMSSHARSFICSDTVPELLDFRFLRTLSTYMYFGGYLDENVFQMANLRYFSARFRVGFQIPSSISLLWNLHTLIVSCWSKPTVPLEIWKMHQLKHVDVRGGMYLSDPRRGHSDVMMENLETLKGVIDFNLNEEVVRRIPNIKKLGISYKDKVMERVKCLSYLQCLSKLESLTCSIYNGCEEYLQSISFPHSLKKLYLNCGNFHLEEILEKIGSLPLLEKLELRYGQFATRRWEIVEGQFPSLKYLRLYGCGDMECWTLEGYCLPCLEQLHLRDMESLEEFPSEIGEIPTLKSIRLWDCSESMAVSLKKIVEEQEEFQGDPPFHVIVKSYDASQELQSLATPNFRVVKL